Proteins encoded together in one Chitinophaga sp. LS1 window:
- a CDS encoding DUF2147 domain-containing protein: MKTLAFFLLLITTSFTPDTILGKWTNADKSKELTLVKNGNAYTGTSEGKEILQNLVYSNGTYTGKVFLPKRNQTFPCTITLQGNDTMQITVKAGFMSQTKIWTRIK, from the coding sequence ATGAAAACACTGGCTTTTTTCCTTTTACTAATCACCACATCCTTTACCCCAGATACCATCCTTGGTAAATGGACCAATGCCGACAAATCCAAAGAACTGACTTTGGTAAAAAATGGCAATGCATACACAGGCACTTCTGAAGGAAAAGAAATCCTTCAAAACCTCGTCTACTCCAATGGCACCTACACCGGTAAAGTATTCCTTCCCAAACGGAACCAAACCTTTCCCTGCACCATCACCTTACAAGGAAATGACACCATGCAAATCACGGTCAAAGCAGGCTTTATGAGCCAGACCAAAATTTGGACACGCATAAAATAA
- a CDS encoding efflux RND transporter periplasmic adaptor subunit, whose translation MKHIFIISFAGITLLSSCKSKNSGTAAPIYAPITEAIFAPGHIEAGGQFTLTALNDGYITDVPVIEGDTVTNGQTIFKQDNTTAAIAQRSATENLAIARQNASDNSAVLAQLQQQLNTATEKLANDLTQRDRNARLYATRSVAKVDYDNAELAYQSSMHSVEQLKQNIAATKLSLQQTLINSRKDQETAMANTSYYNIKSPGNYTVYTLLKRKGDLVRKGDALAILGNAGGMLISLSIDEGSIAKIKPGQTVLTELNTEKGKTYTGHVSKIYPSFDEQSQAYTIEATFDTLPAGLMNGTLLQSNIIVAHKDKALLVPANCVSPDGRALIKHRKQTDTIQLKTGIVSTDYVEVLGGINADDKLIKAY comes from the coding sequence ATGAAACATATATTCATCATATCATTCGCAGGCATCACACTACTTTCTTCCTGCAAATCAAAAAACAGCGGCACCGCCGCCCCTATCTACGCTCCTATTACCGAAGCCATATTTGCACCCGGTCACATTGAAGCCGGTGGCCAATTTACCCTTACCGCACTCAATGATGGGTATATTACAGACGTACCTGTAATTGAAGGTGACACCGTCACCAATGGACAAACCATCTTCAAACAGGATAATACAACTGCTGCCATTGCTCAAAGATCCGCCACAGAGAACCTCGCTATTGCGCGCCAGAACGCATCCGACAACTCTGCCGTATTAGCACAACTGCAACAACAACTAAACACAGCCACTGAAAAACTGGCAAATGACCTCACACAAAGAGACCGTAATGCCAGATTATACGCTACCCGCAGCGTTGCCAAGGTAGATTATGACAATGCTGAACTGGCTTATCAATCCTCCATGCATAGTGTAGAACAGCTCAAACAAAACATCGCTGCGACTAAGCTCTCTTTGCAACAAACCCTTATCAATTCCCGCAAAGACCAGGAAACTGCCATGGCAAACACCTCCTATTACAACATCAAATCTCCCGGCAACTATACTGTATATACCCTCCTCAAAAGAAAAGGCGACCTGGTACGTAAAGGTGACGCACTGGCTATTTTAGGCAATGCAGGTGGTATGCTCATCTCTCTTTCTATAGATGAAGGCAGCATTGCCAAAATCAAACCGGGCCAAACTGTACTGACCGAACTCAATACTGAAAAAGGCAAAACCTACACCGGTCATGTAAGTAAGATCTATCCCAGCTTTGATGAGCAGTCACAAGCCTATACCATAGAAGCAACTTTTGACACCTTGCCAGCTGGTTTGATGAATGGTACCTTATTACAGTCAAATATCATTGTTGCTCACAAAGACAAAGCCCTGCTGGTGCCTGCTAACTGCGTAAGCCCGGATGGCAGGGCGCTTATCAAACATCGTAAGCAAACAGATACTATCCAGTTAAAAACAGGCATCGTGTCTACCGATTATGTAGAAGTTCTCGGTGGTATCAATGCAGACGATAAACTCATTAAAGCATATTAA
- a CDS encoding LytTR family DNA-binding domain-containing protein, with translation MNVLIIEDEPRAAKELKNMIQQIDDTIQVVGILESVEQAKEWFAHNAQPDLILSDIQLADGLSFEIYSQVQITSAVIFCTAFDEYLMHAFETNAVSYLLKPITIEKLEKALEKYESMKASFAEPLPNNLQSLLQMIKPAHKTALLVNEKEKIIPVQVKDIACIYLDNTILQIITLQNKKYFITATMDETERLLDPSIFYRANRQYLINKAAIANAERFFARKLVVKLLVPTEEQIVISKAKAGDFLQWLEG, from the coding sequence ATGAATGTACTGATAATAGAAGATGAGCCAAGAGCGGCTAAAGAGCTGAAAAATATGATTCAGCAGATAGATGATACGATTCAGGTGGTAGGGATATTAGAATCGGTAGAGCAGGCGAAGGAATGGTTTGCACATAATGCCCAGCCTGACCTGATCCTTTCTGATATCCAGCTGGCAGATGGGTTGAGTTTTGAGATTTACAGTCAGGTGCAGATTACCAGTGCGGTCATCTTTTGTACAGCATTTGATGAATACCTTATGCATGCATTTGAGACGAATGCAGTGAGTTATTTGCTCAAACCTATTACGATTGAGAAGTTGGAAAAGGCATTGGAGAAATATGAGAGTATGAAGGCGTCGTTTGCTGAGCCATTGCCGAATAATTTGCAATCATTGTTGCAGATGATAAAACCCGCACATAAGACAGCGCTGCTGGTGAATGAAAAGGAAAAGATTATACCTGTACAGGTAAAGGATATTGCTTGTATTTATTTGGATAATACGATTTTACAGATCATTACCCTGCAAAATAAAAAATACTTCATTACAGCGACTATGGATGAAACGGAGCGGTTATTAGATCCGTCGATTTTTTATCGGGCGAATAGGCAGTATCTTATTAATAAGGCGGCTATTGCGAATGCAGAGCGGTTTTTTGCAAGGAAATTGGTGGTGAAGTTATTAGTGCCTACAGAGGAACAGATTGTGATTAGTAAGGCGAAAGCAGGGGATTTTTTGCAATGGCTGGAAGGTTAG
- a CDS encoding TolC family protein — MKMILTGILCCFCALPVSAQLSFSSVQDIWKYADAHNIQITSANASDKEATLNVRQAKGALLPTVSANGNYTDNIKLQSTLIPAHLFDQTAPDGTFYEATFGKRYNYNAAANVQLDLINTKNWFAIKTAKLDKEIANLNIQKTKRDLYEQLANIYYSYMLANEAEKLSLSNAATMDTVFSSVLRKYNDGFVSEVTMNNAAINKEKAAKNLLTATQNKLLQLNNLQQLLNTGDSIDISEQNATPYIPQPFGTDPDVTIAYEELLKSQAQWQSSKAAYVPTLSAVYQYNRLISTDHFMQFSNSNDLPSQYWGLRLSVPIFSGNSRHYNVQKAKIDMELKQQQYQSAGLQSQLTNQNILISYNTAFKDLEKAKGILAMYRNNDTHATQLLDEGTISIDDRLRYYSDMITNQQEYLQSLSDYFIQSYRLQIRTVNIY, encoded by the coding sequence ATGAAAATGATTCTCACCGGTATACTCTGCTGCTTTTGTGCACTACCGGTGTCTGCACAGCTCAGCTTCTCATCCGTACAGGACATCTGGAAATATGCCGATGCACACAATATCCAGATTACATCGGCCAACGCCAGCGACAAAGAAGCTACCCTGAATGTCAGACAAGCAAAGGGTGCCCTGCTTCCAACAGTCAGCGCCAACGGCAATTATACAGATAATATCAAATTACAATCAACTTTGATACCAGCGCATTTATTTGACCAGACCGCACCAGATGGCACCTTTTACGAAGCCACCTTTGGTAAGCGCTACAACTACAATGCAGCCGCCAATGTACAGCTGGACCTGATCAATACCAAAAACTGGTTTGCCATCAAAACCGCGAAACTGGATAAGGAAATAGCCAACCTCAACATACAAAAAACCAAACGCGATCTGTATGAACAGCTGGCCAATATCTACTACTCCTACATGCTGGCAAATGAAGCTGAGAAATTATCCTTATCTAACGCTGCCACCATGGATACCGTATTTTCTTCCGTACTGCGAAAGTACAATGATGGATTTGTGAGTGAAGTTACTATGAACAATGCAGCTATCAACAAAGAAAAGGCGGCAAAAAACCTCCTCACTGCTACTCAAAACAAACTGCTTCAACTCAATAATCTCCAGCAACTGCTGAATACAGGTGATAGCATCGATATATCTGAACAAAATGCAACTCCTTATATTCCGCAGCCATTTGGTACTGATCCGGATGTCACCATTGCCTACGAGGAATTATTGAAATCCCAGGCACAATGGCAATCTTCAAAAGCAGCTTACGTACCCACGCTTTCGGCAGTATATCAGTACAACAGGTTGATCTCCACTGACCACTTCATGCAGTTCAGTAATAGCAATGACCTGCCGAGTCAATACTGGGGATTGCGCTTGTCTGTACCGATCTTTTCCGGAAATAGCCGCCATTACAACGTACAAAAAGCAAAGATTGATATGGAGCTGAAACAACAGCAATACCAATCTGCAGGACTGCAGTCACAATTGACCAATCAGAACATTCTGATTTCTTACAATACCGCATTTAAAGATCTGGAAAAGGCAAAAGGGATCCTGGCTATGTACCGTAATAATGATACACATGCTACACAGCTACTGGACGAGGGTACTATTTCTATTGATGATCGCCTGAGGTATTACTCAGATATGATTACCAATCAGCAGGAATACCTGCAAAGTTTGAGCGATTATTTTATTCAATCTTATCGCCTTCAGATCAGGACGGTCAATATCTATTAG